One region of Oligoflexus sp. genomic DNA includes:
- a CDS encoding helix-turn-helix transcriptional regulator, producing the protein MATIPGTEQPNTIEEFVIFIRRRRKSLKLSQSDLAGLCGLTKEGLSRIERGEVEPKLGTVLKLVKILNGQIEVRWK; encoded by the coding sequence ATGGCCACCATACCAGGCACTGAACAACCCAACACTATTGAAGAATTTGTCATTTTCATCAGACGACGTCGGAAATCTCTTAAATTAAGCCAATCTGATTTAGCAGGACTTTGCGGTCTTACCAAAGAAGGCTTAAGCCGGATTGAAAGGGGAGAGGTCGAACCCAAATTGGGAACAGTGCTTAAACTCGTCAAAATATTAAATGGTCAAATCGAAGTGAGATGGAAATGA
- a CDS encoding type II toxin-antitoxin system HipA family toxin, translating into MSKNTLYIHYGECLVGSLEEESNGLLQFSYAQEWLKKKDSFALSLAMSLQEAPYQGKIVTSFFENLIPEGEQRRQLERIAGLPESDDFTFLERFGEDCAGALSIHAQANSAKVKGHREDLPIPFEIIEKAIEDGLPFQATLDPEGEPPPFSLAGAQAKIPCCLSRGAVTIPFGKPTTHIIKMPIRSGNKLLDSVENEYLCMRLAEKCGLPVPRVSILGKKIPLFVIERFDRSLAENSIKRIHTQDFCQALGRPSKEKYEKHGGPSFSDCYNLIRDHSSSAARDLLALLDWVGFNLAIGNNDSHAKNLSFLHTAQGPILAPFYDLICTSIYPQYNSQFAFRIAEVSNWDKITPDRVAAFSKKLGLRGDFVSNRWRKIMEHVRDGLSENSWLDPWPATLAKTFRKIANESEKRIGYLDKALKK; encoded by the coding sequence ATGAGCAAGAACACCCTTTATATCCACTACGGAGAGTGTCTTGTTGGGAGTTTGGAAGAGGAATCCAATGGACTGCTTCAATTCTCCTACGCTCAGGAGTGGCTCAAGAAAAAAGATTCTTTTGCCCTCAGTTTAGCAATGTCACTTCAAGAAGCTCCGTATCAAGGCAAAATCGTCACATCATTCTTTGAAAATCTAATTCCTGAGGGCGAGCAGCGTCGACAATTGGAAAGAATAGCAGGCTTACCTGAATCTGATGACTTTACTTTCCTTGAACGCTTCGGTGAAGACTGCGCAGGTGCTTTGTCGATCCATGCCCAGGCCAATAGTGCAAAGGTGAAGGGTCACAGAGAGGACCTTCCCATTCCATTTGAGATCATTGAGAAAGCTATAGAAGACGGCCTGCCATTTCAAGCAACGCTTGACCCTGAAGGAGAGCCACCACCTTTCTCACTTGCTGGGGCTCAGGCAAAGATTCCATGCTGCCTAAGCAGGGGCGCAGTGACGATTCCTTTTGGCAAGCCTACCACTCATATCATTAAAATGCCCATTCGCTCGGGAAATAAGCTTCTGGATTCGGTGGAAAACGAATATTTGTGCATGCGGCTTGCTGAAAAATGCGGACTTCCTGTACCTCGCGTTTCCATATTGGGTAAAAAAATACCTTTATTTGTAATAGAGAGATTCGATCGCAGCCTCGCAGAAAATTCCATAAAACGGATTCATACCCAGGACTTTTGTCAGGCTCTCGGTCGACCGAGCAAAGAGAAGTATGAAAAGCACGGCGGCCCGTCTTTCTCAGACTGCTACAATCTGATCCGTGATCATTCGTCCAGCGCTGCTCGAGACCTTCTTGCCCTGCTCGACTGGGTCGGGTTCAATCTTGCCATCGGCAATAATGATAGTCATGCAAAGAATCTTTCTTTCCTTCACACGGCTCAGGGCCCCATACTTGCTCCCTTTTACGACTTGATCTGCACGAGTATCTATCCTCAGTACAATTCCCAGTTTGCTTTCCGGATTGCAGAAGTATCCAATTGGGACAAGATCACTCCGGATAGAGTCGCTGCTTTTTCAAAAAAATTAGGTCTGCGCGGAGACTTCGTCAGCAACCGCTGGCGCAAGATCATGGAACACGTTAGAGATGGCTTGAGCGAAAACAGTTGGCTGGACCCTTGGCCAGCCACACTTGCCAAAACGTTCCGAAAGATTGCCAACGAAAGCGAAAAAAGAATTGGATACTTGGATAAGGCCCTTAAAAAGTAG
- the cysT gene encoding sulfate ABC transporter permease subunit CysT, whose amino-acid sequence MTTAAKTRSIVPGFRLTLGVTLFYLVLMVVIPLAGLVFKTSTLSWDQLWRTVSSPRVLAAVRLSVGAALAAALVNAVFGTLLAWVLTRYKFPGRSLVDALVDLPVALPTAVAGLALTAIYSDNGMIGRFTQDVFGWSVAFTPTGVFIALVFVGIPFLVRTVQPVLQDLEKAHEEAGATLGASSWQNFRYVLLPQLMPAIVTGGALAFGRAVGEYGSVIFIAGNVPMVSEIAPLLIVSKLEQYDYAGATAIALVLLGISIIMLTAINHLQTRLQRYRQPLV is encoded by the coding sequence ATGACCACTGCTGCCAAGACACGATCCATCGTCCCCGGGTTTCGCCTCACGTTAGGCGTGACCCTTTTTTATTTGGTCCTGATGGTGGTTATTCCGCTGGCTGGACTGGTGTTTAAAACGTCAACTTTGAGCTGGGATCAGCTGTGGCGAACAGTCAGTTCGCCAAGGGTTTTGGCGGCTGTGCGTTTGAGCGTGGGGGCAGCCTTGGCCGCGGCGCTTGTCAATGCCGTGTTTGGAACGCTTTTGGCCTGGGTCCTGACCCGCTATAAATTTCCAGGCCGATCGCTGGTGGATGCCCTGGTGGATTTGCCGGTCGCGTTGCCGACGGCGGTTGCGGGGCTGGCCTTGACCGCCATTTATAGTGATAACGGTATGATTGGACGCTTCACGCAGGATGTCTTTGGCTGGTCAGTGGCTTTTACGCCGACCGGGGTTTTTATTGCTTTGGTCTTTGTCGGGATTCCTTTTCTGGTGCGTACGGTTCAGCCTGTTTTGCAGGATTTGGAGAAAGCGCATGAAGAGGCGGGCGCCACCCTGGGGGCTTCGTCCTGGCAGAATTTTCGCTATGTGCTTCTTCCCCAGCTTATGCCCGCGATTGTAACCGGAGGCGCGCTCGCCTTTGGGCGTGCGGTGGGGGAATATGGGTCCGTTATCTTTATCGCAGGCAATGTGCCAATGGTTTCGGAAATCGCTCCACTGCTGATCGTCAGCAAGCTGGAGCAGTATGATTATGCGGGTGCGACGGCGATTGCCCTCGTGCTTTTGGGTATTTCGATCATCATGCTGACGGCGATCAATCATCTGCAGACCCGACTTCAACGCTATCGACAACCTTTGGTGTAA
- the cysW gene encoding sulfate ABC transporter permease subunit CysW, with translation MSESASTLVLQGAVLPARKTLALSVRKLVPAALIFIALAYFTLILFLPLVTVLVEALDKGFAFYAESLLEAEALDAMKLTLLMAVLVVPLNAAFGIAAAWLLGKFRFPGRSILLTLIDLPLSVSPVVAGLVFVLMFGAQSALGPWLLEHDIKIIFALPGIWLSSLFVTLPYVAREVLPLLEAQGNEQEESAVMLGANGWQTFRYISLPQMKWALIHGVILCNARVMGEFGAVSVVSGHIRGETNTLPLLVEILYNEYQFTAAFAAASVLAVLALITLVIKRVAVKNNAIVSEH, from the coding sequence ATGAGTGAATCCGCCTCGACGCTTGTTTTACAAGGTGCTGTTCTCCCCGCACGCAAAACGCTGGCTCTTTCGGTGCGTAAGCTGGTGCCGGCAGCTTTGATATTCATCGCGCTCGCTTATTTTACCCTGATACTTTTTCTGCCTTTGGTCACGGTGCTGGTCGAGGCTTTGGACAAAGGCTTTGCGTTCTATGCGGAATCGCTTTTGGAAGCGGAAGCTTTGGATGCCATGAAGCTGACTCTTCTGATGGCTGTTTTGGTCGTACCTTTGAATGCGGCCTTTGGCATTGCGGCCGCGTGGCTTTTGGGAAAGTTTCGCTTTCCGGGTCGATCCATACTTTTGACTTTGATTGATCTGCCGCTTTCTGTTTCGCCGGTCGTGGCGGGTTTGGTGTTCGTACTGATGTTCGGCGCGCAGAGTGCTTTGGGGCCCTGGCTTTTGGAGCATGATATCAAGATTATCTTTGCGCTTCCCGGTATTTGGCTCAGCAGTCTTTTTGTGACTCTTCCTTATGTTGCGCGTGAGGTCCTGCCGCTTTTGGAGGCCCAGGGCAATGAGCAGGAGGAATCGGCCGTGATGCTCGGGGCCAACGGCTGGCAGACCTTTCGTTATATCAGTTTGCCCCAGATGAAGTGGGCCTTGATCCATGGCGTGATTCTTTGCAATGCGCGCGTGATGGGGGAATTCGGGGCTGTATCTGTGGTGTCGGGGCATATCCGTGGCGAGACCAATACGCTGCCTTTGCTCGTGGAAATTCTTTACAACGAATATCAGTTCACGGCAGCCTTTGCCGCCGCTTCAGTGCTGGCTGTCCTGGCTCTTATAACTCTTGTGATCAAACGTGTAGCCGTGAAGAATAACGCGATCGTTTCGGAGCATTGA
- a CDS encoding sulfate/molybdate ABC transporter ATP-binding protein — protein sequence MRISLRQIEKAFGGTPVLKGVSCEIEQGEFVTLLGPSGCGKTTLLRIIAGLESADRGSVLFDGFDAAQWTIQERRVGFVFQHYALFPHLSVFDNVAFGLRMRSRRTRLPEGAITKKVRELLELVQLGHLAERYPQQLSGGQKQRVAVARALAIEPRVLLLDEPFGALDVHVRQDLREQLRKLQQELGITCLLVTHDQDEALALSDRIMLLNQGVIEQMGQPDQIYRDPESIFAMNYLGSVNEVPAHLVQTGRTGNVFVRAHDLELFPAVSGSPQAEIRAVVPRGAVIQVDLDAFDQDFSGSLRVEIPRDRWDGLGWDRGQLVSWKIKAYKDFQRLVSQEQ from the coding sequence ATGAGAATCTCCCTTCGTCAAATCGAAAAGGCTTTTGGTGGCACTCCAGTCCTGAAGGGTGTCAGCTGTGAAATCGAGCAGGGTGAATTCGTCACGCTTCTGGGACCTTCGGGCTGTGGCAAGACCACGCTGCTGCGCATTATCGCGGGGCTTGAAAGTGCGGATCGCGGTTCGGTCCTTTTTGATGGCTTCGATGCCGCGCAGTGGACCATTCAGGAACGCCGCGTGGGTTTTGTGTTTCAGCATTACGCGCTGTTTCCCCATCTTTCGGTGTTTGATAACGTGGCCTTTGGTCTGCGCATGCGCTCGCGTCGCACGCGTTTGCCCGAGGGCGCCATCACGAAAAAGGTGCGCGAGCTTTTGGAGCTTGTGCAGCTGGGGCATCTGGCCGAACGTTACCCGCAGCAGCTGTCCGGCGGGCAAAAGCAGAGGGTGGCGGTGGCCCGTGCCCTGGCGATTGAACCCAGAGTTCTGCTGCTGGATGAACCCTTCGGGGCATTGGATGTTCATGTTCGTCAGGATCTGCGCGAGCAGCTCCGCAAACTGCAGCAGGAGCTTGGGATCACCTGTCTTCTGGTGACCCATGACCAGGACGAGGCCCTGGCGCTTTCCGATCGTATTATGCTTTTAAATCAGGGTGTTATCGAGCAGATGGGCCAGCCTGATCAGATCTATCGGGATCCTGAAAGTATTTTTGCCATGAATTATCTTGGGTCGGTGAATGAGGTTCCGGCGCATCTGGTGCAGACCGGCCGCACGGGGAACGTTTTTGTGAGGGCGCATGACCTGGAATTATTTCCGGCCGTTAGCGGTTCGCCTCAGGCGGAAATTCGTGCGGTCGTGCCGCGCGGGGCTGTCATTCAAGTGGATTTGGATGCCTTTGATCAGGATTTTTCCGGATCTTTGCGGGTGGAAATCCCTCGGGATCGTTGGGACGGGCTCGGTTGGGATCGCGGCCAGCTTGTGTCTTGGAAAATCAAGGCGTATAAAGACTTTCAGCGCCTTGTGAGCCAGGAACAATAG
- a CDS encoding sulfate ABC transporter substrate-binding protein has translation MRLRKYLTSFLSGTLLISSLAQGKALLNVSYDPTRELYKDINHEFTAAWKSKTGEDLDVRQSHGGSGKQARAIMDGLDADVATLALSYDIDAMVDRGLVAPDWQKRLGERSAPYTSTIVFLVRKGNPKGIKDWNDLVKPGIAVVTPNPKTSGGARWNYLAAWGYALKQPGGNDAKAQEFVRALYQNVKVLDAGARGATTTFAERRIGDVLLTWENEAFLALKELGKDKFELITPSVSILAEPSVAVVDKVVDKKGTRKQAEAYLQYLYTDKAQDIVAQHGFRPRSAAAQKKYEATFRPIKFFTIDELFGGWRAAQKKHFDDGGTFDQIHGVG, from the coding sequence ATGCGCCTGCGAAAGTACCTTACAAGTTTTCTCTCCGGTACGCTGCTCATTTCCAGCCTGGCCCAGGGCAAAGCCTTGCTCAATGTGTCCTACGATCCCACGCGGGAGCTTTATAAAGATATCAACCACGAATTCACCGCAGCCTGGAAAAGCAAGACCGGCGAGGATCTGGATGTTCGCCAGTCCCATGGCGGATCCGGCAAGCAGGCCCGGGCCATCATGGATGGTTTGGATGCCGACGTGGCGACTCTGGCTCTGTCCTATGACATAGATGCCATGGTGGATCGCGGACTGGTGGCTCCTGACTGGCAAAAAAGACTTGGGGAACGATCCGCACCCTATACCTCGACCATCGTGTTCCTGGTTCGCAAGGGGAACCCGAAAGGGATCAAGGATTGGAATGATCTTGTGAAACCCGGCATTGCCGTCGTGACGCCGAACCCCAAGACAAGTGGCGGTGCCCGTTGGAATTACCTGGCGGCCTGGGGTTATGCCCTGAAACAACCCGGAGGGAATGACGCCAAGGCCCAGGAATTTGTGCGCGCGCTTTATCAGAATGTGAAGGTGCTGGATGCCGGGGCGCGTGGGGCAACGACCACTTTTGCGGAAAGGCGCATCGGGGATGTGCTGCTGACCTGGGAAAATGAAGCGTTTCTGGCGCTCAAGGAACTCGGGAAGGATAAGTTTGAACTGATCACGCCGAGTGTTTCAATCCTGGCCGAACCGTCCGTGGCTGTTGTGGATAAAGTTGTGGATAAAAAAGGAACGCGGAAACAGGCCGAGGCTTATCTTCAGTATCTTTACACAGATAAGGCCCAGGACATCGTCGCTCAGCATGGTTTCCGTCCGCGGTCCGCGGCGGCTCAGAAAAAATATGAGGCCACGTTCAGACCGATCAAGTTCTTTACCATAGATGAACTCTTTGGGGGTTGGCGTGCAGCCCAAAAGAAGCACTTTGATGATGGCGGGACTTTTGACCAGATTCATGGCGTGGGCTGA
- a CDS encoding CysB family HTH-type transcriptional regulator has product MNFQQLRIVRETIRRDFNLTDVAAALYTSQPGVSKHIKDLEDELGIEIFVRRGKRLLGLTPAGRELAEVVERILVDSQNLKRIADQFASRDQGHMLIATTHTQARYALPDVIKSFKRSFPRVHLALHQGSPREIATMVVSGEADFAIATEGLDNIPEIVSFPCYSWHHAVIVPVGHPLAQLEKLTVEALAEYPIITYQEGFTGRYQIDAAFSAAGLTPDIVLSAIDADVIKTYVEVGLGIGIIASMAFNPGRDHGLRLLDTSHIFERSVTKVGVRRGHYLRDYSYRFLETLTPELKEATVRAALSRE; this is encoded by the coding sequence ATGAACTTTCAGCAGCTTCGTATCGTTCGCGAGACCATTCGCCGGGATTTTAACCTGACTGATGTGGCGGCTGCTCTTTATACCTCGCAGCCTGGGGTCAGCAAGCACATCAAGGATCTTGAGGATGAGCTTGGTATCGAGATCTTCGTGCGGCGGGGGAAGCGTCTTCTAGGTTTAACGCCTGCCGGTCGCGAGCTGGCCGAAGTCGTGGAACGCATTCTGGTGGATTCCCAGAACCTGAAACGCATTGCTGATCAGTTCGCAAGTCGCGATCAGGGGCATATGCTGATTGCCACGACGCATACCCAGGCGCGTTATGCTCTTCCTGATGTCATCAAAAGTTTCAAACGCAGTTTTCCGCGGGTGCATCTCGCTTTGCATCAGGGCAGTCCGCGTGAGATCGCGACTATGGTTGTGAGCGGTGAGGCGGATTTTGCGATTGCCACCGAGGGACTGGATAATATTCCTGAGATCGTGAGTTTTCCCTGCTACAGCTGGCATCATGCGGTGATTGTTCCTGTGGGGCATCCTTTGGCTCAGCTGGAAAAACTAACAGTCGAGGCGCTGGCGGAATACCCTATCATCACCTATCAGGAGGGGTTTACGGGGCGCTATCAGATCGATGCTGCATTTTCTGCGGCGGGGCTTACGCCGGATATCGTTCTCTCTGCGATTGATGCGGATGTGATCAAGACCTATGTCGAGGTTGGACTTGGCATCGGCATCATCGCTTCGATGGCCTTTAACCCAGGTCGTGATCACGGCCTGCGGCTTTTGGATACGAGCCATATCTTTGAACGCAGCGTGACCAAGGTCGGCGTGCGTCGCGGGCATTACCTGCGGGATTATTCTTACCGTTTCCTCGAAACCCTGACGCCGGAATTGAAAGAAGCCACGGTTCGCGCGGCTTTGAGTCGGGAATAA